A genomic window from Betta splendens chromosome 17, fBetSpl5.4, whole genome shotgun sequence includes:
- the rem2 gene encoding GTP-binding protein REM 2 isoform X1 yields the protein MADQYGMFLTTAPPLRRGSTPLPVKHQLRREEAVSDDCDWIPGLEEPGTLPISDTAVPRNESFTQAAAQSSYHSHGGALRIVLLGQNGVGKSSLALSLAGQSDRSLSIDSETQASGEGYQCTVTVDDEDSKVVIFDNWKQDLSTMPCDVCILVFSVTDRRSFHRTAQLRLLLRESQPHLPIILAGNKSDLVRSREISSEEAQSSALMFDCVYLELSASLDHGTNELLEAAVRTARGDCVGPGWTDGDPGAGRRESLTSRAKRFLAGLVPRSYGRDRDRCRYREMSRHRGSKILRQKSRSCHDLSAL from the exons ATGGCTGACCAG TATGGTATGTTCCTGACGACGGCACCCCCCCTCCGGCGAGGAAGCACACCCCTGCCCGTCAAACATCAGCTGCGCAGGGAAGAGGCCGTATCAGACGACTGTGATTGGATCCCGGGCCTGGAGGAGCCTGGGACGTTGCCTATCAGTGACACAGCGGTGCCTCGAAACGAGTCCTTCACCCAGGCGGCAGCACAGTCCTCCTACCACAGCCACGGCGGCGCACTGAGAATAGTGCTCCTGGGACAGAACGGTGTGGGCAAGTCGTCGCTGGCCTTATCGCTGGCCGGCCAGTCGGACAGATCCCTCTCCATAGACTCCGAGACACAAGCCAGTG GTGAGGGATATCAGTGCACGGTGACCGTTGATGACGAGGACAGCAAAGTCGTCATTTTTGACAACTGGAAACAA GACCTGTCCACCATGCCGTGTGACGTTTGTATCCTGGTTTTCTCAGTAACTGACAGGCGAAGTTTTCACCGCACAGCgcagctccgcctcctccttaGGGAGTCCCAGCCACACCTGCCAATCATTCTGGCCGGCAACAAGAGTGACCTCGTCCGCTCCCGTGAAATCAGCTCAGAAG AGGCTCAGTCCAGTGCCCTGATGTTCGACTGCGTCTACCTGGAGCTGTCGGCCTCTCTGGACCACGGTACCaacgagctgctggaggcagcaGTCCGGACTGCGAGGGGTGACTGCGTGGGCCCCGGCTGGACCGACGGCGACCCGGGAGCGGGCCGCAGAGAGAGCCTGACGAGCCGGGCCAAGCGCTTCCTGGCCGGGCTGGTTCCGCGCTCATACGGCCGAGACCGGGACCGCTGCCGCTACAGGGAGATGAGCCGCCACCGCGGCAGCAAGATCCTCCGGCAGAAGTCTCGCTCCTGCCACGACCTCAGCGCACTGTGA
- the rem2 gene encoding GTP-binding protein REM 2 isoform X2: MADQYGMFLTTAPPLRRGSTPLPVKHQLRREEAVSDDCDWIPGLEEPGTLPISDTAVPRNESFTQAAAQSSYHSHGGALRIVLLGQNGEGYQCTVTVDDEDSKVVIFDNWKQDLSTMPCDVCILVFSVTDRRSFHRTAQLRLLLRESQPHLPIILAGNKSDLVRSREISSEEAQSSALMFDCVYLELSASLDHGTNELLEAAVRTARGDCVGPGWTDGDPGAGRRESLTSRAKRFLAGLVPRSYGRDRDRCRYREMSRHRGSKILRQKSRSCHDLSAL; the protein is encoded by the exons ATGGCTGACCAG TATGGTATGTTCCTGACGACGGCACCCCCCCTCCGGCGAGGAAGCACACCCCTGCCCGTCAAACATCAGCTGCGCAGGGAAGAGGCCGTATCAGACGACTGTGATTGGATCCCGGGCCTGGAGGAGCCTGGGACGTTGCCTATCAGTGACACAGCGGTGCCTCGAAACGAGTCCTTCACCCAGGCGGCAGCACAGTCCTCCTACCACAGCCACGGCGGCGCACTGAGAATAGTGCTCCTGGGACAGAACG GTGAGGGATATCAGTGCACGGTGACCGTTGATGACGAGGACAGCAAAGTCGTCATTTTTGACAACTGGAAACAA GACCTGTCCACCATGCCGTGTGACGTTTGTATCCTGGTTTTCTCAGTAACTGACAGGCGAAGTTTTCACCGCACAGCgcagctccgcctcctccttaGGGAGTCCCAGCCACACCTGCCAATCATTCTGGCCGGCAACAAGAGTGACCTCGTCCGCTCCCGTGAAATCAGCTCAGAAG AGGCTCAGTCCAGTGCCCTGATGTTCGACTGCGTCTACCTGGAGCTGTCGGCCTCTCTGGACCACGGTACCaacgagctgctggaggcagcaGTCCGGACTGCGAGGGGTGACTGCGTGGGCCCCGGCTGGACCGACGGCGACCCGGGAGCGGGCCGCAGAGAGAGCCTGACGAGCCGGGCCAAGCGCTTCCTGGCCGGGCTGGTTCCGCGCTCATACGGCCGAGACCGGGACCGCTGCCGCTACAGGGAGATGAGCCGCCACCGCGGCAGCAAGATCCTCCGGCAGAAGTCTCGCTCCTGCCACGACCTCAGCGCACTGTGA